aattttcaaatattggtcCGTGATATATGTCAAAAGTGTGAAAATGACAGTCTGTTATGAAATCGACACGTACAGTTCTTGTGGTACAAACAATCGAGATTTAGTACTTCCTATTACAGGCCTAGTATGTTCTGCTCTCGGACTGTTTGATACAATTGTGCAGACTTCAACAAGAGGTTGCATGTTTTACATTTAAGATCATAGCAAGATTGACAGTTTTTGCGACATTTAATCTGAATGAAAAATGTACTACAACTAGATGCAGATATGCAGAATCCACTGTTTtaatgtctgcatttgatgtccaCATGCtggcacattagttcatttcatttagacaaagtatagcaagaaactgtattcgtTCAATcttgtagcatgtccagtttgtTATTGGGTGTCtgagtggttgtatcaaacagagccagtgaacactaagaTTCAACGGGCTGTATATAGAAGCAGTGCAACTGAATGTCAGTTTAATGTTTGGAGAAAATGTCCTATTTTCATAAAACACGCAGTAAATCTGTCGTATACTTTGAATCGGACTTCTTGCTTGACTACCCTGTTGCTCTCTACACCTTCACTAACACGTCACGTGACAGCTAACAcatgattatattattaatataagGCGTGTAGTATTTCATTGTCCATAGTCCACTTCAATATCGTGATGTAATGTATTGCGATATCATGGTTACTAAGCAACCTAACACTTGTTTCAATTTAAaccatttcaaattttaaaccGTTAAACTCGATTTCACTCGGTCACTTTTAGATTATTATGATAGAAATGTTTCGTGTCATTcgaatatgtatgtaaaatgaacaaaacCTTCTCCCGATAATTACCTGTGACATTCTTAGTGCAAGTGGGTTGAAATTACGTCTTCAAGGTTCACTCTTTGGACTGCCAAGTCCGTCATCTGTGCATACACATACCTATTTTCCCTAAAATACAGTACCTTCaatctcccctccactgtctatgcttcaACGATTAGACACAACCCTTATATCATCAAAGACGTCGTTGAGGGCACTCTTTTTTACGCTCCCCTGGCCAGCAATGTCAGTCCCTTGTGCATAACAAAGGAATATACCGAAATATGACCTTCGTGATATTTGCGAgtgttatataattatttacatgtacactttcatTTTTTAGTTCCCCTTCCTTCAATTGAATTCACAATAACTACATCCGTGTAGTATTCTGAGAAGAAAAATTTGGAAGTACTCATAACATGACATTAATTGGTTGGAAACAAAGAGAGAATTTCCAAACGCTAGATTCGCAAGTTTAAGAAACCACGCCTCAATGAAAAGAGCACATATATTACCTTATTGCAGTCTGATCCCCTATAAGTGTTTCTAATACTACGTTCAATCTAATACTTACATATACCATACCGTGATAGTTGTATGTTTTGCAGCTACACATAGAATATAGTGTAAGTATCCGTTACTTCGATCGTGGAATTACGAGGTGCTATctacttttgataaatttaaaagACCTACAAATAAAGTCTTATACATATTAATAGTACCTGTACTTGGGAAGTATGAAGTATTCAAAGTCAATACGGAATTAATGTTTGGAAATTGGCATAAATGAATCGCATTCATTTAGTTtgattggttagttggttggttggttggttggttggttggtcggttggttgattgattgattgattgattgattgattgattgattgagcgatcgattttcaatttattttcttcatttgCATGACAGCCTACGCATTGCAGTGTTACCAATGTTCCCAGCAGTATGAAGGCGATAACAGTAGAACTGCCAACGATAACAGTGACTGTAAAGAAGTGTTGTCGTGTGATGATGATAGTCTCCCTACTGATGAAAGCTATGATACTTGCTATTCCTTTGTACAGTATGATGGTAAGTAATTTCTTTACCATCTTCGTGCAAAGAAAATTGTTCGTTTCAATTATGACTTGTCAATCCATAACAATACATTATCACTTATACCAACCACTGCTAATTACTACATATAACATAGATACATGGTTTGTGGCATTTGGAGTAATAATTGTGCTTATTTCGAAAtaaaacgcacacacacacacacacacacacacacacacacacacacacacacacacacacacacacatgtatcatACTGCGTTCATTTGTCTTATACGTTATGTCACATCTGTCCATCACACATGCAtaagtaaatgaatacatacatacatacatacatacatacatacatacacagagacagacagacagacagacagacagacagacagacagacagacagacagacagacatagaaaCTTTCTACTCCTACATACTGCAATATAGACATACTCTTCAAATCACTTAACTTACATAATCATTTACAGGGCATTATGGTAAGTTGAAGATCCAAAAGGGGTGTTACGGCAGTTACAGTGCTCACAGCTACGATGACTGTATGAGAGATGTTGCTGAGACAGCTGTGGACTACCATTGCAATACAGACTTTGAAAATTGGAAATGCGTCCATTGTTGCCAAGGTAACTTGTGCAATACGAATGGTGTTACTATGGTGATGGCCAACATGGTGACTTTGATGATGGCAGTGATGATGGTATTTTTCTTCAGTCGCCGTTAAAACTAGTCATTGTTCTGTGTTTTATATGAAGATGGTGTaaaacgtacacacacacacacacacacacacacacacacacacacacacactcacacagacacagacacagacacagatatatatatatacagatgcacatattacatatatatttgtgtatatgtgatgttttttttatttctttacacTAAATTGTATTTATAAGAATGTATAGATCACTCATCGACGAAGTGACTAGGAAAAGACACCAAATTCGAACCGATT
This is a stretch of genomic DNA from Glandiceps talaboti chromosome 9, keGlaTala1.1, whole genome shotgun sequence. It encodes these proteins:
- the LOC144439674 gene encoding uncharacterized protein LOC144439674 — translated: MKSFLIICCLAVAVQNTYALQCYQCSQQYEGDNSRTANDNSDCKEVLSCDDDSLPTDESYDTCYSFVQYDGHYGKLKIQKGCYGSYSAHSYDDCMRDVAETAVDYHCNTDFENWKCVHCCQGNLCNTNGVTMVMANMVTLMMAVMMVFFFSRR